One genomic region from Dehalobacter restrictus DSM 9455 encodes:
- the proC gene encoding pyrroline-5-carboxylate reductase, whose product MQTIGFIGTGNLASSVIKGLSQQDTDFRIMAYDVFQEKAELLAQTYGVASASFAETIQGSDVIFLAVKPKDIKGLLDQLAQFNLTGKLIITVVAGIGLSVYEQALPGIAVIRVMPNTSSAVLQAVSGLARGRCVTDGQAKTAEAIFAVLGKFLWISDSKMNALTAVSGSGPAYFYFLTELMALAGEKLGLTRDEAEFLAAETMVGAGKMLAESGKTSLELREAVTSPNGTTYAALESFRQAGLADIVYQAMEACAKRAEEMEGEYV is encoded by the coding sequence GTGCAGACAATCGGATTTATTGGAACAGGCAATCTGGCTTCGTCCGTGATTAAGGGGTTATCTCAGCAGGACACGGATTTCCGGATCATGGCCTATGATGTATTTCAGGAGAAAGCGGAACTCCTGGCCCAAACGTATGGTGTTGCGAGCGCTTCTTTTGCAGAAACTATTCAGGGATCAGATGTTATATTTCTGGCGGTAAAGCCTAAAGATATCAAAGGTCTTCTTGACCAGCTCGCTCAGTTCAATCTTACAGGAAAGCTTATTATTACGGTAGTAGCAGGAATAGGGCTGTCTGTTTACGAGCAGGCGCTTCCGGGCATTGCCGTGATCAGGGTCATGCCCAACACGTCCAGTGCGGTTCTGCAGGCTGTATCCGGATTGGCCAGAGGACGCTGTGTCACGGACGGACAGGCAAAAACGGCTGAGGCTATCTTTGCTGTTTTAGGAAAATTCCTGTGGATTAGCGACAGCAAAATGAATGCGCTGACTGCCGTCAGCGGCAGTGGCCCGGCCTATTTCTATTTCTTAACGGAACTGATGGCTCTGGCCGGTGAGAAGCTTGGCCTGACGAGGGACGAAGCTGAATTTCTGGCCGCAGAGACCATGGTCGGTGCAGGGAAAATGCTTGCGGAGAGCGGCAAAACCTCGCTGGAATTAAGAGAAGCTGTTACATCGCCGAACGGAACGACCTACGCGGCGCTGGAGAGCTTCCGGCAAGCCGGGTTGGCAGATATCGTCTATCAGGCTATGGAGGCGTGTGCCAAACGGGCTGAAGAGATGGAAGGAGAGTATGTTTGA
- a CDS encoding undecaprenyl-diphosphate phosphatase → MATIQFILQSIILGIVEGITEFLPVSSTGHLIIFQNLINFQGTNPHYVEMYTYVIQLGAILAVIVLYWKKIKQTLVDFFPSRVGYQESGLKFWLMIVLACIPGATIGILFDNTAEKYLFFPIPVAITLFLGAILMIYAENKLRTKAPVGRDRDLNVSPRQAVMIGLFQCLAVIPGMSRSASTIIGGWVAGLPTVAATEFSFFLAIPVMIGMSLLKVVKIGGLAILTSQEILSLAVGFIVSFLVAVIVIQKFISYLQRKPMRIFAIYRMIFAVFVLAAGLAGLF, encoded by the coding sequence ATGGCAACCATTCAATTTATTCTTCAATCCATTATTTTAGGCATCGTGGAAGGGATCACGGAGTTCCTGCCGGTCTCATCGACAGGCCATTTGATTATTTTTCAAAATTTAATCAACTTTCAGGGTACCAATCCGCATTATGTGGAAATGTATACGTATGTGATTCAGCTTGGAGCGATTTTGGCGGTCATTGTACTCTATTGGAAGAAGATCAAACAGACGTTGGTGGATTTCTTCCCGTCAAGGGTCGGCTACCAGGAATCCGGACTGAAATTCTGGCTGATGATTGTGCTGGCGTGCATTCCTGGCGCTACGATCGGGATTCTGTTTGACAATACCGCGGAAAAATACCTGTTTTTCCCGATTCCCGTGGCGATAACGCTTTTCCTCGGCGCAATCTTAATGATCTACGCCGAGAATAAGCTTAGAACAAAGGCACCGGTTGGACGGGACCGGGACTTGAATGTTTCCCCAAGACAGGCGGTTATGATCGGCTTATTTCAATGTTTGGCCGTTATTCCGGGGATGTCCCGTTCGGCATCGACGATTATTGGCGGATGGGTAGCCGGGCTGCCGACGGTAGCCGCCACGGAATTTTCGTTCTTTCTGGCGATTCCGGTGATGATTGGGATGAGCCTGCTGAAGGTTGTAAAAATTGGCGGTCTGGCTATACTTACTTCGCAGGAAATTTTGTCTTTGGCTGTCGGCTTCATTGTATCCTTCCTGGTTGCAGTCATCGTCATCCAGAAATTTATTTCGTATTTACAAAGAAAACCGATGCGGATTTTTGCAATCTACAGAATGATATTTGCCGTGTTCGTGCTGGCAGCTGGATTAGCCGGTTTATTCTAA
- the arr gene encoding NAD(+)--rifampin ADP-ribosyltransferase: MNMKNERTPSKTLDHGPFYHGTKADLKARDMLEPGNSSNYGERKKANYVYLTATLDAATWGAELAVGDGPGRIYRVEPTGPIEDDPNLTDKKFPGNPTRSYRTQHPLRVMGEVLDWKGHSPEELKNMRDHLDKLKRLGIEAIND, from the coding sequence ATGAATATGAAGAACGAGCGGACGCCGTCTAAAACATTGGATCACGGACCTTTCTACCACGGCACAAAAGCCGACCTGAAGGCGAGAGACATGCTGGAACCTGGCAATAGCTCTAATTATGGCGAGAGAAAGAAGGCCAACTACGTCTATCTGACTGCCACATTGGATGCGGCAACGTGGGGAGCGGAACTGGCAGTGGGCGACGGACCCGGTCGAATCTATCGTGTAGAGCCCACAGGTCCCATCGAGGATGATCCTAATCTGACGGACAAGAAGTTTCCGGGGAATCCAACGAGGTCCTACCGAACCCAACACCCACTACGAGTAATGGGCGAGGTTTTGGACTGGAAGGGGCACTCTCCGGAGGAGCTCAAAAACATGCGAGATCACCTCGACAAGCTTAAACGGCTCGGAATCGAGGCAATCAACGATTGA
- a CDS encoding DUF4352 domain-containing protein codes for MVNKSIYRRWWFWLLCIIVIIILVQACSGGQSTPAPTPAPNSSTPQTSTPQEYKLNDEVKAGNIGYSASEVKRSTKIGQNEYLQKTTENEYLLIKVKVSNNDKETRTIDTSLFKLKDAEGKEYSAMAEADMYVNADNSFFLAQVNPGTSKSGYIVFEIPKNLKGLKLQVSSGLGWSGGQYQIINLGQ; via the coding sequence ATGGTAAATAAATCCATATATAGGCGATGGTGGTTTTGGCTATTATGTATCATAGTAATTATCATACTTGTCCAAGCATGTAGTGGCGGTCAGTCTACCCCTGCTCCAACTCCCGCTCCAAATTCGTCTACCCCTCAAACTTCCACTCCCCAGGAATATAAGCTAAATGATGAGGTTAAGGCAGGAAATATTGGGTATTCTGCAAGCGAGGTAAAAAGGAGCACTAAAATCGGGCAAAATGAATATTTGCAAAAAACAACCGAAAATGAATATTTACTAATAAAAGTAAAGGTATCAAACAATGATAAAGAGACTCGTACCATTGATACTAGTTTATTTAAGTTAAAAGATGCTGAAGGCAAAGAATATTCTGCTATGGCTGAAGCAGACATGTATGTAAACGCCGATAATAGTTTCTTTCTAGCCCAGGTAAACCCGGGAACAAGCAAAAGTGGATATATTGTATTTGAAATTCCTAAAAACCTAAAAGGTTTAAAATTACAAGTTTCAAGTGGTTTAGGATGGTCTGGTGGACAGTACCAGATAATAAACCTTGGTCAATAG
- a CDS encoding putative toxin-antitoxin system toxin component, PIN family has product MRIMIDTNVLISAILFPKSQLTIVIQSVTEAHTLVLCSHIIEELNEIFKKKFREKSHLLDKFLSKVAFELVYTPADINSANYPDIRDKGDLPILVSALLSDVDILITGDKDFFEVEIDKPEIVSPREYLERY; this is encoded by the coding sequence ATGAGAATCATGATTGATACCAATGTGCTTATTTCGGCTATTCTTTTCCCAAAATCTCAGCTCACTATAGTAATTCAAAGTGTAACGGAAGCTCACACCCTTGTACTCTGTTCACATATTATTGAAGAACTTAATGAGATTTTTAAAAAGAAATTTAGAGAGAAAAGTCATTTGCTTGATAAGTTTTTGAGTAAGGTTGCATTTGAGCTAGTTTACACACCTGCTGATATTAATTCCGCAAACTATCCTGATATAAGGGATAAGGGGGATTTGCCGATTTTAGTATCAGCTTTATTGTCGGATGTAGATATTCTAATTACCGGGGATAAAGACTTTTTTGAAGTGGAAATTGATAAACCGGAAATTGTTTCACCTAGAGAATATTTAGAAAGATATTAA
- a CDS encoding AbrB/MazE/SpoVT family DNA-binding domain-containing protein: MELARITSKGQITIPIGIRKKLNLKEGDKVIFIEEGDKIVFANSSMIALKEIQEGMQGVAEKQGIYSEDDVNNLVKDIRKEIWEKKYENHD; the protein is encoded by the coding sequence ATGGAACTTGCTAGGATAACCTCAAAAGGACAAATTACAATACCAATAGGAATAAGGAAGAAACTCAACTTAAAAGAAGGGGATAAAGTTATCTTCATTGAAGAAGGCGATAAGATAGTCTTTGCTAATTCCTCCATGATAGCATTGAAAGAAATACAAGAAGGAATGCAAGGGGTAGCTGAAAAGCAGGGTATTTATTCTGAAGATGATGTTAATAACTTAGTTAAAGATATAAGAAAAGAGATTTGGGAGAAGAAATATGAGAATCATGATTGA
- a CDS encoding IS1182 family transposase: protein MPYKNGINREQITLFPESIDDYITEDNEVQFIDAFVDNIETEFKYSKTSETGRPPYNPKDLLKLYLYGYINAIRSSRKLEKECHRNLEVMWLLKSLRPDHKTIANFRKDNKEEIPKVFKEFTLLCKKLSMFGGEIVSVDGSKFKAVNSKKQNVVKEKAVARIKEIEKQINEYLKEIEENDKNEEDTKTITKEELQERIETIKKRKEKYETLKAKMEETGETQISSTDPNSRLMMNNRKMEVCYNIQTIVDERNKLILDYKVTNEVSDINQLSIMALKAQDILQTENIDVLADKGYYKSTEIKACIDNGMVPYVSKPEVSGGKGYKLEKFEYIKEKDIYICPGKQELTYRKQTNKNGKIIRSYYTKGCKYCKIRSQCTENKTGREIQRWEHEEILEEMQKRLKENAEKYFLRRCLSEHPFGTIKRTMNAAYLLMKGFEKVEVEISLIMLSYNIKRVINILGVKKLIEVLG, encoded by the coding sequence ATGCCATATAAAAACGGAATAAACCGCGAACAAATTACACTATTTCCGGAAAGCATAGATGATTATATAACAGAGGACAATGAGGTTCAGTTTATTGATGCATTTGTAGATAATATAGAAACAGAATTTAAGTATTCCAAAACAAGTGAAACGGGGCGCCCTCCATATAACCCAAAGGATCTGCTCAAACTATACCTGTATGGGTACATCAATGCCATAAGATCGAGTAGAAAGCTTGAAAAGGAATGTCATAGAAATCTAGAGGTAATGTGGCTTCTAAAGAGTCTAAGGCCGGATCACAAAACGATAGCAAACTTCAGGAAAGACAACAAAGAAGAAATTCCAAAAGTATTTAAAGAATTCACGCTGCTCTGTAAGAAACTATCAATGTTTGGGGGAGAAATAGTATCGGTAGATGGAAGTAAATTTAAAGCAGTAAACTCAAAAAAACAAAACGTTGTAAAAGAAAAAGCTGTTGCAAGGATAAAAGAAATTGAGAAGCAGATAAACGAATACCTGAAGGAAATTGAAGAAAATGATAAGAATGAAGAAGACACAAAAACGATAACGAAAGAAGAGCTGCAAGAGAGAATTGAGACAATTAAAAAACGCAAAGAAAAATATGAAACCCTAAAGGCTAAGATGGAAGAAACGGGAGAAACCCAAATATCAAGCACAGATCCAAACAGTAGACTAATGATGAACAACCGTAAAATGGAAGTCTGCTACAATATACAAACGATAGTAGATGAGAGAAACAAACTGATATTAGACTATAAAGTAACAAATGAAGTAAGCGACATAAATCAACTGTCTATCATGGCATTAAAAGCGCAGGACATACTGCAAACTGAAAACATAGATGTTTTAGCAGACAAAGGATATTACAAGTCAACTGAAATCAAAGCCTGTATAGATAATGGAATGGTTCCCTACGTATCCAAGCCAGAAGTAAGTGGCGGAAAAGGCTATAAGCTCGAGAAATTTGAGTACATAAAAGAAAAAGACATATACATATGTCCAGGGAAGCAAGAACTAACATACAGAAAACAAACAAATAAAAACGGTAAGATAATAAGGAGCTATTACACAAAAGGTTGTAAATATTGCAAAATCAGAAGTCAGTGCACAGAAAATAAGACCGGAAGAGAAATTCAGAGATGGGAACATGAAGAAATATTAGAAGAAATGCAAAAACGATTAAAGGAAAATGCAGAAAAGTATTTCTTGAGAAGATGTTTATCTGAACATCCATTTGGAACAATAAAACGGACAATGAATGCAGCATATTTGCTGATGAAAGGCTTTGAAAAAGTAGAAGTTGAAATCAGTTTGATAATGTTGTCTTATAATATTAAAAGAGTAATAAACATACTGGGAGTAAAGAAATTGATTGAAGTACTGGGGTAA
- a CDS encoding GNAT family N-acetyltransferase: protein MIRMTENQIEPVARLLTECFIDDHLTVLQIKGIINQEEFLLKLFQIQLGVFEKTRDVYSLDDTFNSVIIGYEKKKLKLLKQLILSIQATQELRKQVDKEDFELYTNNVRALSKAINLNWQKQFVKKNYYHINVIAVAQEERGKGKLRALITPIVENYKEKSIPIILETDNPNHIPMYEHMGFQLIKTMEDSHTGLNQYCFIKYPNT, encoded by the coding sequence ATGATAAGGATGACTGAAAATCAAATTGAACCAGTTGCTAGGCTTCTGACAGAGTGTTTTATTGATGACCACTTAACTGTTTTACAAATAAAAGGGATAATTAATCAGGAAGAATTTCTTTTAAAGCTCTTCCAGATACAATTAGGTGTTTTTGAAAAAACAAGAGATGTTTATTCATTAGATGACACGTTTAATTCAGTAATAATAGGCTATGAAAAAAAGAAATTAAAATTGTTAAAGCAACTTATACTTAGTATACAGGCAACACAAGAATTAAGGAAACAAGTTGATAAAGAGGATTTTGAATTATATACAAATAACGTTAGAGCTCTTTCTAAAGCTATTAATTTAAACTGGCAAAAACAATTTGTTAAAAAGAACTATTATCATATTAATGTTATTGCTGTTGCCCAAGAAGAACGGGGCAAAGGCAAATTGAGGGCATTGATTACCCCAATTGTTGAGAATTACAAAGAAAAAAGTATTCCAATTATCTTAGAAACAGATAATCCCAATCATATTCCAATGTATGAACATATGGGATTTCAATTGATTAAAACTATGGAAGACAGCCATACCGGACTAAATCAATATTGTTTTATCAAATATCCAAATACTTAA
- a CDS encoding DUF4362 domain-containing protein: MKKFTIFSLFFVSLILFLSACSAFSPYYSSMTAIENGDVVESEGKIYNINKLDKFIDSINRGEKTKVQIDKYNTKNNPAMYIIEFDGKLLSYSFARPSNDDSKDILAEVNAEIVKASREENEDGIKYYLIDNSGFKTCFFTAPK; encoded by the coding sequence GTGAAGAAATTTACGATTTTCTCATTATTCTTCGTTTCATTGATTCTGTTTTTATCAGCTTGCTCGGCTTTTTCTCCATATTATAGTTCTATGACAGCGATCGAGAATGGCGATGTAGTCGAATCAGAAGGAAAAATTTACAATATCAATAAACTTGATAAGTTTATTGATAGTATTAATAGAGGAGAGAAGACAAAAGTCCAAATCGATAAATACAATACAAAGAATAATCCGGCAATGTACATAATTGAATTTGATGGAAAGCTATTAAGTTATTCATTTGCAAGACCTTCAAATGATGATTCTAAAGATATACTTGCTGAAGTTAACGCCGAGATTGTAAAGGCAAGTAGAGAAGAGAATGAAGATGGCATCAAATATTATCTTATAGACAATAGTGGTTTTAAAACATGTTTTTTTACTGCACCAAAGTGA
- a CDS encoding Swt1 family HEPN domain-containing protein — protein sequence MDDKIYSFIMRGELTKVALDQSGTVSKHHYSEIIQKQISDSLSLDLLDDEFVAKAKQMATVYAAIAAFENMVRDFVVKILIENKGENWWEDGVSQAIRKKAESRKLEEDKIKWHTQRGDSLINYTEFGDLASIMLQNINLFEDHVISIEWAKQIFNTLERSRNVIMHSGELGTRDIERIGTNIRDWISQVGA from the coding sequence ATGGATGACAAGATATATTCGTTTATCATGCGAGGAGAATTGACAAAAGTTGCTTTGGATCAATCTGGAACAGTAAGTAAACATCATTATTCGGAGATTATTCAAAAACAGATTTCTGATAGTTTATCTTTAGATTTGCTTGACGATGAATTTGTTGCAAAAGCTAAGCAAATGGCAACTGTTTATGCTGCAATTGCAGCGTTTGAAAATATGGTGAGAGATTTTGTAGTGAAAATATTAATTGAAAATAAGGGAGAGAACTGGTGGGAAGATGGTGTTTCTCAAGCAATTAGAAAAAAAGCTGAATCTAGAAAATTAGAAGAAGATAAAATCAAATGGCATACTCAAAGAGGAGATAGTTTAATTAATTATACTGAGTTTGGTGACTTAGCATCAATAATGCTTCAAAATATTAATTTATTTGAAGATCATGTAATATCTATTGAATGGGCAAAGCAAATATTCAATACGTTGGAAAGGTCACGTAATGTAATAATGCATAGTGGAGAATTAGGCACTCGTGATATTGAAAGAATTGGGACAAACATAAGAGATTGGATTAGTCAGGTAGGTGCATAA
- a CDS encoding DUF5343 domain-containing protein: MLTNYYLVTTKNLESILNTILTAKAPERFTNKFLSDLGFTSSNDRLIIGILKAVGMLDENSAPTQRYFDFLDQTQSKKVLAEGIKEAYEDLFNLRIDAQNMTNDEVKNKLKTLTQGQKSEKVISMMAMTFKALGEYADWEKAKNITPKSEKEVINVKGNSSHEKTSIEDQKRLEETVNDRSKSLDLHYNIQIHLPETRDMAVYDAIFQSLKKHLI; this comes from the coding sequence ATGTTAACAAATTATTATTTGGTTACTACGAAAAACCTAGAAAGTATATTAAATACTATTTTGACCGCAAAGGCGCCAGAACGCTTTACCAACAAGTTTTTATCCGATCTAGGATTTACAAGTAGTAATGATCGACTAATTATAGGAATATTGAAGGCCGTTGGAATGCTTGATGAAAATTCTGCTCCTACACAAAGATATTTTGATTTTTTAGACCAGACACAGTCGAAGAAAGTCTTAGCTGAAGGCATTAAAGAAGCGTATGAGGATTTATTTAATCTTCGTATCGATGCCCAAAATATGACAAATGACGAAGTCAAAAATAAATTAAAGACTCTTACACAAGGTCAGAAGTCAGAAAAAGTTATCAGCATGATGGCAATGACGTTTAAAGCTTTAGGTGAATATGCAGATTGGGAAAAAGCAAAAAATATTACTCCGAAAAGTGAAAAGGAAGTAATAAATGTTAAGGGAAACTCTTCACATGAAAAGACCTCCATTGAAGATCAAAAAAGGCTGGAAGAGACTGTAAATGATCGATCGAAATCCCTTGATTTGCATTATAATATACAGATTCATTTGCCTGAGACTAGAGATATGGCTGTATATGATGCGATCTTCCAAAGCTTAAAAAAGCATTTGATTTAG
- the leuB gene encoding 3-isopropylmalate dehydrogenase, protein MPKIAVLPGDGIGREIIPEALKVLQAALEDCPVKFEFDRYLIGGAAIDEVGKALPAETLDACKKADAVLLGAIGGPKWDTLPAKERPELGALLPIRKELGLYANIRPVKMIPSLISASTLREEVVKNVDMVVIRELTGGIYFGEKGRNENPKAAYDVLLYHEDEIRRIIELGFETARGRRKKLCSVDKANVLESSRFWREIAEEVAKEYPDVELMHMYVDNAAMQLVRYPEQFDVIVTENMFGDILTDLASMLGGSIGMLASASLSGKKGLYEPAHGSAPDIAGQNKANPLATILSAAMMLRYTFDLNEEADRIEQAVAKVLDQGCRTADLAKPGDKVLGTKEMGDAVVAAL, encoded by the coding sequence ATGCCTAAAATTGCCGTATTGCCCGGCGACGGGATTGGAAGAGAGATTATTCCTGAAGCGCTGAAAGTGCTTCAGGCAGCATTAGAAGACTGCCCGGTCAAGTTTGAATTCGATCGTTATTTGATCGGCGGAGCCGCAATTGATGAAGTCGGCAAAGCACTGCCCGCCGAAACACTGGATGCCTGTAAGAAGGCCGACGCGGTGCTTTTAGGTGCGATCGGCGGACCGAAATGGGATACACTGCCGGCCAAGGAAAGACCTGAGCTTGGCGCGCTACTGCCTATCCGCAAAGAACTCGGACTGTATGCCAATATCCGTCCGGTCAAGATGATTCCTTCGCTCATTTCGGCTTCCACCTTAAGGGAAGAAGTTGTCAAGAATGTGGATATGGTTGTGATCCGCGAGCTGACCGGCGGAATCTACTTTGGCGAAAAGGGAAGAAACGAAAACCCAAAGGCCGCTTATGATGTTCTGCTTTATCATGAAGACGAAATCCGCCGGATCATTGAGCTTGGCTTTGAAACTGCCAGAGGCAGACGGAAAAAGCTCTGCTCGGTCGATAAGGCCAATGTGCTCGAGTCTTCTCGTTTCTGGCGGGAGATTGCTGAAGAAGTGGCCAAGGAATATCCGGATGTCGAGCTGATGCATATGTATGTTGACAATGCTGCGATGCAGTTGGTGCGTTATCCGGAACAGTTCGACGTGATTGTCACCGAGAATATGTTCGGGGATATCCTGACCGACCTGGCTTCGATGCTCGGCGGATCGATCGGCATGCTTGCTTCAGCCAGCCTGAGCGGTAAAAAAGGACTATATGAGCCGGCTCATGGCTCCGCGCCGGACATTGCCGGCCAGAATAAGGCAAATCCGCTGGCCACGATCCTTTCGGCGGCGATGATGCTGCGCTATACGTTTGACCTGAATGAAGAAGCCGACAGAATTGAACAGGCAGTTGCTAAAGTGCTGGATCAGGGATGCCGGACGGCTGACCTGGCCAAACCCGGCGATAAAGTGCTTGGGACGAAAGAAATGGGAGACGCAGTGGTGGCCGCGCTGTAA
- a CDS encoding 3-isopropylmalate dehydratase small subunit, which yields MGKAWKFGHDIDTDVIIPARYLNRFEPEHLAAHCMEDADASFAANVQPGDMMIGGKNFGCGSSREHAPLAIKAAGVKAIIAESYARIFYRNALNIGMPILECPEAVRGIEAGDEVEVDLQSSTIQNISKGTSFQATPFPPFMQELIKAGGLVPYVKEKRKNA from the coding sequence ATGGGTAAAGCTTGGAAATTCGGCCATGATATTGACACGGATGTCATCATCCCGGCCCGCTATCTGAACCGCTTTGAACCGGAACATCTCGCCGCCCATTGTATGGAAGATGCGGATGCTTCTTTTGCGGCCAACGTGCAACCCGGAGATATGATGATCGGCGGCAAAAACTTTGGCTGCGGATCTTCCAGGGAACATGCTCCGCTGGCGATTAAAGCTGCCGGTGTCAAAGCCATCATCGCAGAATCCTATGCGCGGATATTTTACCGGAATGCGCTGAACATCGGGATGCCGATTCTGGAGTGCCCGGAAGCTGTCAGAGGCATTGAGGCCGGTGACGAAGTCGAGGTCGATCTCCAGAGCAGCACGATCCAAAACATCAGCAAAGGAACAAGTTTTCAGGCTACTCCCTTTCCGCCATTTATGCAGGAACTGATCAAAGCCGGTGGGCTGGTTCCGTACGTAAAGGAGAAAAGAAAGAATGCCTAA
- the leuC gene encoding 3-isopropylmalate dehydratase large subunit, with protein sequence MGMTISEKILAAHAGVDKVVPGEIINAKLDVVLSNDVTAPVAIKEFEKLGIEKVFDKEKIALVPDHFTPNKDIASAEQCKIVRDFARKHEVKHYWDTGRVGIEHCLLPEQGVVLPGDLIIGADSHTCTYGALGAFATGVGSTDCAAGMATGEAWFRVPETLKFVFHGTKFQPYVGGKDLILYIIGKIGVDGARYKAMEFTGNGIKALSMDNRLTMCNMAIEAGGKAGIIEPDEITLAYVKARAKRDYKVYHSDPDAVYEKVYEFDTEDIPLQIAFPHLPENTKSVEEAKGLKIDQVVIGSCTNGRLEDLEITAKILKGKKIHPNIRCLIFPGTQDILLEAMSRGWIQTMIEAGAAVSTPTCGPCLGGHMGILAKGERALSTTNRNFVGRMGHPESEVYLCNPAVAAASAICGQIVHPREVVDNG encoded by the coding sequence ATGGGTATGACGATAAGCGAAAAAATTCTGGCAGCCCATGCCGGAGTAGATAAAGTCGTTCCCGGAGAAATCATCAATGCCAAACTGGATGTGGTCTTATCCAATGATGTTACAGCTCCGGTCGCGATCAAAGAGTTTGAAAAATTAGGAATTGAGAAGGTATTCGACAAAGAAAAAATTGCACTGGTACCTGACCATTTCACCCCGAACAAGGATATTGCCTCCGCGGAACAATGCAAAATCGTTCGCGACTTTGCCCGGAAACATGAGGTTAAACATTACTGGGATACCGGAAGAGTCGGCATCGAACATTGTCTGCTTCCGGAGCAGGGGGTGGTACTTCCCGGTGACCTGATCATTGGCGCCGATTCCCATACCTGCACGTACGGTGCACTCGGTGCGTTTGCGACCGGCGTAGGCAGTACGGATTGCGCGGCCGGGATGGCCACAGGCGAAGCCTGGTTCAGAGTTCCGGAGACCTTGAAATTTGTTTTTCACGGCACAAAGTTCCAGCCGTATGTCGGCGGCAAAGACCTGATTCTATATATCATCGGCAAAATCGGCGTTGACGGTGCCCGCTATAAAGCGATGGAATTTACGGGAAACGGCATCAAAGCACTCTCTATGGACAACAGGCTGACGATGTGCAATATGGCGATCGAGGCTGGCGGCAAGGCCGGGATCATTGAACCGGACGAGATTACGCTGGCGTACGTCAAAGCCAGGGCAAAAAGGGATTATAAAGTTTATCATAGCGACCCGGATGCCGTATACGAGAAGGTTTACGAATTTGACACGGAAGATATTCCGCTGCAGATCGCTTTCCCGCATCTTCCGGAGAACACCAAATCGGTGGAGGAAGCAAAGGGTTTGAAAATAGATCAGGTTGTGATAGGCTCGTGTACGAACGGACGTCTTGAGGATCTCGAAATCACGGCTAAGATTCTGAAAGGGAAGAAGATCCATCCGAATATCCGCTGCCTGATTTTCCCGGGCACCCAGGATATCCTGCTTGAAGCGATGAGCCGCGGCTGGATTCAGACCATGATTGAAGCCGGAGCAGCAGTCAGTACGCCGACCTGCGGGCCATGTCTGGGCGGCCATATGGGGATTCTGGCCAAAGGTGAGCGGGCGCTGTCCACCACAAACAGGAACTTTGTAGGCCGGATGGGTCATCCTGAAAGCGAAGTATACCTGTGCAATCCGGCAGTCGCTGCGGCTTCAGCCATATGCGGACAAATCGTTCATCCGAGGGAGGTCGTTGATAATGGGTAA